In Cydia strobilella chromosome 6, ilCydStro3.1, whole genome shotgun sequence, one DNA window encodes the following:
- the LOC134741952 gene encoding somatostatin receptor type 2, translated as MELEDVENYGNGNFTYDENGTYNGTAFENCPNINIPVVYVVTQVLYALVCIVGLLGNTLVIYVVLRYSKMQTVTNMYIVNLAIADECFLIGIPFLITTMSLRAWPFGRFMCKAYMISTGINQFTSSIFLCIMSADRYIAVCHPIAAPRLRTPFVSRVVSAAAWTASALVMTPIFMYTTLIPTENGLSCNIVWPEREFNKGQTSFTLYSFALGFAAPLTLIFVFYCLVIRKLKTVGPKNKSKEKKRSHRKVTKLVLTVIAVYVLCWLPYWAFQVALIYSPPTECASRITVTVFLVAACFSYSNSAMNPILYAFLSDNFKKSFLKACTCAAGKDVNATLHVENSVFPRKRGGAHARAQARALNETRASLCVPVGGPSRSDASTAVTTRSAVPSEAFALEPPPGQSAPLLAPNGVTHSLM; from the coding sequence ATGGAGCTCGAAGACGTCGAAAACTATGGCAACGGCAACTTTACCTACGATGAAAATGGCACTTACAATGGCACGGCTTTCGAAAACTGCCCAAACATCAACATCCCTGTCGTCTACGTCGTCACCCAAGTTCTCTATGCCCTCGTCTGTATCGTTGGCCTCCTTGGAAACACCTTGGTCATCTACGTGGTTCTACGCTATTCCAAAATGCAGACAGTCACTAACATGTACATCGTGAATCTTGCTATCGCTGACGAATGCTTCCTTATCGGTATACCCTTCTTGATTACAACTATGTCGCTCCGAGCCTGGCCTTTTGGAAGATTCATGTGTAAAGCCTACATGATTTCTACAGGAATCAATCAGTTCACTAGCAGCATCTTTTTATGTATCATGAGCGCGGATAGATATATAGCAGTCTGTCATCCTATAGCTGCACCTCGTTTACGGACACCGTTCGTTTCGCGAGTAGTCTCCGCTGCCGCTTGGACTGCTTCTGCCCTTGTTATGACACCTATCTTCATGTACACAACTCTGATACCTACTGAGAATGGATTATCCTGCAACATTGTCTGGCCGGAACGAGAGTTTAACAAAGGACAGACGTCATTCACTCTTTACTCTTTCGCTCTTGGCTTCGCAGCGCCGCTGACTCTTATTTTCGTCTTCTACTGTCTTGTCATCAGGAAGCTGAAGACAGTTGGACCAAAGAATAAATCTAAAGAGAAGAAACGAAGTCACAGAAAAGTGACGAAGCTGGTTTTGACGGTGATAGCGGTGTATGTGCTTTGCTGGCTACCGTATTGGGCGTTTCAAGTGGCTTTAATCTACTCGCCGCCCACAGAGTGCGCCAGCCGCATAACAGTAACAGTTTTCTTGGTAGCTGCTTGTTTCAGTTACAGTAACTCGGCGATGAATCCGATTCTCTACGCGTTTCTGTCAGACAACTTCAAGAAGAGTTTCTTAAAGGCATGCACGTGTGCGGCTGGGAAAGATGTGAACGCGACGCTTCATGTGGAAAACAGCGTGTTTCCAAGGAAGCGAGGAGGTGCACACGCAAGAGCTCAAGCGAGAGCTTTAAATGAGACTCGTGCAAGTCTTTGTGTACCAGTTGGGGGTCCATCCCGTTCTGATGCTTCGACGGCTGTGACCACTCGTTCAGCAGTGCCTAGTGAGGCGTTCGCTTTGGAGCCACCGCCGGGGCAAAGTGCGCCTCTGCTGGCGCCCAACGGGGTCACACATTCCCTTATGTGA